One window of Biomphalaria glabrata chromosome 6, xgBioGlab47.1, whole genome shotgun sequence genomic DNA carries:
- the LOC106076707 gene encoding periodic tryptophan protein 1 homolog, which yields MSKSKNLVPCLAWVKQGCAKQKPDKVTIEKEELRRIIEESQNKLDADDASDNDMSEDEQDAVAAAIEKSQKVAGAIKTTPGKVDKRKRKQDDSEDADDIVKKYGLEDYDNEESAPDFSNSIGGLTPFASNEEDPYITLKDDVDSDEEDFILKPTDNLLVLGRITEEAAILEVHIYNEELNNLFVHHDYILPTFPLVSEWLDFDVADGSKGNFIALGTMEPDIGIWDLDVVDSLEPVCVLKGKKKLSKKKEMKKKDNLTDGHSSSVLDLSWNRNVRNVLASASADRTVCLWDLAEGKVVSTLKHHEKEVQCVTWHPVEQQLLLTGSFDNYAAVTDCRSPLDSVKKWKFDGEIERALWNHLSPFHFLASTEKGMLYEVDVRQEKPLFTLSAHEQGVTGISLSSQIPGLLVTTSPDKYLKVWDIQDSKPSLILSRNLKMDILHCVSCNPDHPFVFAIGGNKDFKVWDIRESAAVRRHFLSRMPAPLAAECAGDDEDLPEDTAADAMADLNMDDDEDMAEEEEMLAGDRGLIKASQSTNGGLAKKKKRKRKKKHTVPM from the exons gtcaCCATAGAAAAGGAAGAACTCAGGCGGATAATTGAAGAATCCCAAAA TAAACTTGATGCAGATGATGCATCAGATAATGACATGAGTGAAGATGAGCAAGATGCTGTTGCTGCAGCCATTGAAAAAAGCCAAAAAGTTGCTGGCGCCATTAAAACAACTCCAGGAAAAGTAGATAAGCGCAAAAGAAAGCAGGATGACAGTGAAGATGCAGAtgacattgtaaaaaaatatgggCTGGAAGATTATGATAATGAAGAATCGGCACCAGATTTTTCCAACAGCATTGGTGGATTAACACCATTTGCATCCAATGAGGAAGATCCATACATCACCTTAAAAGATGAT GTTGATAGTGACGAGGAAGACTTCATTCTGAAACCTACTGACAATCTTCTAGTCTTGGGGAGGATCACAGAAGAAGCTGCAATTCTAGAAGTGCACA TTTATAATGAAGAGctgaataatttatttgttcACCATGACTACATTTTACCCACATTTCCACTTGTGTCAGAATGGTTGGACTTCGATGTTGCTGATGGTAGTAAAG GAAACTTCATTGCACTGGGAACAATGGAACCTGACATTGGCATCTGGGACTTGGATGTTGTGGACTCCTTGGAACCAGTTTGTGTGTTGAAAGGCAAGAAGAAACTCAGCAAAAAGAAGGAAATGAAGAAG aaagaTAACCTGACTGATGGTCATAGCAGTTCAGTTCTTGATCTTTCTTGGAATAGAAATGTTAG AAATGTTTTAGCCAGTGCCTCAGCTGATAGAACAGTTTGTTTATGGGACTTAGCAGAAGGGAAAGTTGTCTCCACTTTGAAGCATCATGAAAAAGAG GTTCAATGTGTTACGTGGCATCCAGTTGAGCAGCAATTACTTTTAACGGGTTCTTTCGACAa TTATGCTGCCGTGACAGATTGTCGAAGTCCTCTGGACAGTGTTAAAAAATGGAAGTTTGATGGTGAAATTGAAAGAGCATTATGGAATCATTTGTCTCCTTTTCATTTCTTg GCTAGTACAGAGAAAGGGATGCTTTATGAAGTAGATGTAAGACAAGAGAAGCCTTTATTCACTTTGTCAGCACATGAGCAGGGGGTTACAG GTATCAGTTTAAGCTCCCAGATACCAGGCCTTTTAGTGACCACATCACCagacaaatatctcaaagtgtgGGACATTCAGGACAGTAAACCTTCATTGATTCTTAGCAGGaatttgaaaatg gacATTCTTCATTGTGTCTCCTGTAATCCTGATCATCCTTTTGTTTTTGCTATTGGTGGGAATAAAGACTTTAAAGTATGGGATATACGAGAGAGTGCTGCAG tcaGGAGACACTTTCTATCCAGGATGCCAGCCCCTCTTGCTGCTGAGTGTGCTGGTGATGATGAAGATTTGCCAGAAGACACAGCTGCTGATGCCATGGCTGATCTCAACATGGATGATGATGAAGACATGGCAGAAGAAGAGGAAATGTTGGCAGGAGACAGGGGTCTTATCAAAGCTTCACAGTCAACCAACGGAGGGttggcaaagaaaaaaaagagaaagagaaagaagaaacaCACTGTGCCAATGTGA